A window of Drosophila sulfurigaster albostrigata strain 15112-1811.04 chromosome X, ASM2355843v2, whole genome shotgun sequence genomic DNA:
tttgatgctgctgcagaaTCTTGATCGGCTTCCGTTCAAAataatccacacacacacatgcactaCAGAGTAAATACACGCTCACCAAGCCAcgcaaataaaacacatatATTTGGGGGTCtgttagtgtgtgtatgtttggaTCGCGGTacgcacacaaaaacaaaaaaaaaggtaagcGAAAGTAACGAAAGAAATCTGATCAGAGCGCCGACGACGCCGCGCAATGCGTTCCGCACACGTCGCTTGTCAAAATAAGAATgagcaaaaagcaacagcaaaagcagcagcaacaaacggCACGCGAGCCgatcgctgtcgacgtcgaccGTCGACGTTAGCAGCAGCGTCACAACACAGTGCTGCCCCTTGGGCTTTGCAATAACAGACGACTAGCCGCAAATAGCTAAACAGGTAAGCAGCACATGTTATAAACGACCAGCGTTGCCAActtttgccacaaaaaaaaaatggaaagtggcaatagaaaaataataaaagcaaaaataaataattctaatGAATATGTCACAATATTCTATATGCTTATATTCAGCTTAGCTTACCGCAGTTATTAAATtacgaaaacaaaactcaaattAAACACCAGTAGACGACACGATTGGCAGCACTGGAAAAAGCACATGTGACGAACACAATGAACATTGCAAAAGCGCCAGCCGCataaatgctatatttggctTGACTTTTAGCATTTACGCCAGCGCTATGCCCGTAGACTGCGCAGTCGATGGCTAAACGGCACTTTTAATGCGTGGATTATGAAcgatagcaacagcaacagcaaagcgcAAAGTAAAGCAAGAGCAGCGCAGCGAGGCAGCGTTATGAGAACCGATAAGAATTGGCGCAACTCGTGTCTCCGTCCCATGACAAAGACAATTCCAATTCAAATtccaattgcatttgcatatacgatttgtgtgtgctatttttttgttgctcttttcttATTGCTTTTGCTCACCACACAATCgaaattatgtattttctaATAATATTAGAACAATGTATTGTGACTTTTTAAACggattttgcatttgttttcatcGTGATCGACGAACAAAAACagagtaataaaaaaaaaagttgaacatCATTTTTCAGACCACTGTGCACGAAACGTTAATTTtctggcatttttatttgtttgccaaattaCGCAAATCGATAATGAAATAGTACATGGAACGTTATTAAAAAAGCGGAAAACGAAACAAATATGTGCACAGCATTCTAATAAGAAATGCAAAGAATAAGCGCGAAAATTGTAGTTCTCTTCATTTTCACTCCCCACACTTCTTTCCACTCAACACAACATCAacttacaacaacaatgttggcCTTGACGAATTGCAGAGACCTAACACTATATTTGCCTCTCGCTTCAGACCACGCACGATGTTCAGCTCTAcggatgtatgtgtgtgtgtgaaaaatgAGAGAATGTTAATCTCTCAATCTGATGGGCAGCACTTTTCTCGTTCAATTCGTCATCTGATACAGATTATAAGCGTCTTGACGTCACGCAGCTAAGCTAATGCAGCAACAATCGAGTATTCGGAATCGATAAGAATGCATATTGCCAATtgataacttttttttgtgcttaaTAGTTGTTCAGAATGGAGGTGTGGaatgtataaattataaattgtgcaatgcacaaatgttaattatggcgaaattattgaaaaattttccATACGCTCCTCAAGCGCGCAAAAGCactcacatatacatacatatatacgtaaaTCCATGTTTATacaatgtgtgtatgtatatgtatgtacaacaaccgatttaaatactattatacGAAAATGCTTGTTTACCGAGATATTTATTACAAAGCAGGTAAAATCATATTAATGCCATTTTAGCCTAGACATCAAGTGCATCCTGACAACGACATTTGAATTTGTGTTCGACGTGTTTCAACGCAAAACGCAACTAGAAACCGGCTATTACCCCCTGGCACCGGTTTACTAATTTCaactatatttggtttatagttgttgttgccgttgtcgtgttgttgctgcgcttacaaaaatgataaacaaaacTGGTTCGAGTCTTGCTGAAACATCAAAGAGAGGCGACAACTAACAGTGGTGGGCCACTGTTAACAGCGGCACATTTGAAACGCAAGAATCGCGTTTACAGTGCGCGCCTAAAATGCAACACTGTCAaagctctctcgctctctccaaGTTCACAAGTTATatgcatgtgcgtgtgtgtgtgttgcgtcGTGTTGATGAGCAGAATAATGGGAGGGAGCgccagaagaaaaaaataaccaCGTCCCAAAATGAGAGAAATGCCAATAAAAAATTGCGTAAAAATACATAATGAATTTAGTAGCTACAATGTTTCCCTTTTCATGAAATTGTAAAAGCCGTTAAATGTTGCAGATTAcgacatacataaataaagtaaCGATAAAAACTAACTTAAAGTGTACAAGAGCGAAAGAACGAAGCGCaagcacaaaacaaagcaatgaTGAACGCAGAAGCacaagtaaaaacaaaaataaagagcgGCACGAGGCAGTTTCTGCAATGCATTTTTTGCActtaatgtatgtatgtgtttctATTTAAATGTGTCTGGCAAAAATACgtgcattgcatttgttttttgtatgtgtgtgtttgtttgagTGTATCAAAATAAACGAATTTGGATGCAAGTCTTACCTTTTCTTTCCTTCGTTCAGTGTTCACAACGACGACAaaaagctgttgctgctgctgctggtcaaACTTTTAATGTATGGcgcgctctcgctcgctctcactctcacacatacacaggaGGCGCAGCGCCACGCAGCGAGAGAATTCTCTCTTCTCGtcgtattttttattataatttttttttatgcacacactttttatgttgttttttaagTACTTTAAACACACACGAAAAATCGAAGCaacttttattgaattgaGTGAGTAGTAGGTTTCGTTTACTAATATATATATCCAAAAATGCGCTTCGCTTTTTTGGGTGTTTTCCACTTtttgttaaatgaattttttgttataacacgctgttgctgcggttgctgctgcttcggccAACACTTTTTTGGTGAATGTCTGCGATGAGAAGATATCGATATCGACTTAACACAGCtcgatgacaacgacaacgaagacGGGAAAGAAGCAGCAGTAAGAAATGCCGCCAacagtttataaatatatatacatatgtaaatgtatgtatatttcgttaaaaaaataccaaaaaaagtgaacaccgatcagctttttttttgtaacataCTTAAATGCTGCAAGTAAACGAGGGTTATACCTATTTGGTTAGAATACCAGCTACACTTGTGTGTtgatacacatttatttatttgtacacGTTTAAATGTGACACCAGCTTTTGAATGAATTCAAATGCATCTAAACATATGACTGTTACTGTGCTGTAAAGTCGACACTTAACAGTGCGCGCCGCTGTCACTTCTATATACATAGGCACAGCTACAGGCGATGacgatacacacacacacgtacacacagtatatgcgtatgtgtgtgtacgatATGTACATAAGTTTTGATTCCTTTGTAAAAATTGCGAAAGTGTGACCTaacttaaattacatttaaaagttACATTTGTTCTGCTCTGTTCCCTTGCACTAATGAGAGTTTTACttgtattatttcatatttgtttgtacattttttagtAGCCACTtacctctctctcactcactgtcactctctctctctctctctctatgcaAGTGCAACCCGAGCTCGTAAGAGTGTCAACATGACGATTGTGACTGTGTgtgggttgttgttgtttgtgttagttgaaactgtttttgttgtacctcctctcttgctgttgttgttttcgccTCGCACACACACGTCTTCGGCGGCTAGAATTCTCAACGCAAAAAACGCAACGCggagctcacacacacacgcacgcacatatacaacaaacaatgtgtacatatgtattatgcgtgtgtgtgatttttaCCGATTTTCGTTGTATATAATGGATGGGAAAATGTGTAGCAAGTATTTCGCGCAACTTGCGCTGCTCTTTTGGGTTTTTTGATTGCACTGAACACGAAATTCACACTTTGAGAGtagttttttaaaaaaatatttttttggttgattTTAAAAAGCGCGAATCGAGCTCCAAATTGCTCGCTGCGAATGCATGCGtttttttcgaaatttgtttaatttattcttcTTAGTGGTTTTGTTATATTGAAGCTATAACTGTACTTGCTGCTTgcgtttttttgtattttaaagttCAAACGAAAAACGAACGCTGCGCTCTATGTGcagcgcacacaaacacacgcacaccgacacctcactcacacacaccgacacacacgcacacacagaggaaagcaaaaagtttttcatattatttggGAGCAATTGGAAGACACACTTTCCAACTTGAATACAGAGTTTGCACGTTGCCCGTTTGTTAGGTTCTTGTTGATGATTTCGTCTTTCGTTAATGTGCAAGGATTTTGCAATACGACGATCAAATTACAAttacgacaacaaaaaaaaacgtagtaataggagcaaaaaaaaatcccGCAGCGTATTAGACAAGTCGAAATAGGGACAGCGTGACCGCaagtttaattacaaaatatactaatttgcTGTAGTAAACTTTTTGGTGGTGTAACGAAATACCGAAACGGGAAGAGatgatttgatttaatttccaTTGTAAAATTACAATGGTGTTTGAAGTATTGCGGTGGCAAATAAATCCATTGTAACAGTTTAGcacaaactatttaaaaataaagatgcAGATTGTAAAATTTAGCAATTGGGAATTTTTAGCTTATTGGAAATCTAAGCTTACGGTCACGCTGCTGTTTTTTGTACATTTGGTCACACCAAAGACGGCACGTCATTAGTTTAACTTGTTATTGTGTTACTTGTAAGCAAAAGACATCACAATGGTACGATTGCAAATCGCAACTTTTTGGCTATTTAACTTgcaattattatgtattttttagaGTGCGCTGTTCAACTTCCAAAGCTTATTGTCGGTTATTCTGCTGATGATTTGCACCTGTGCGTATTTGCGGTCTTTGTTTCCCAGTATCATTGATCGCAACAAGAAAGGGTATGCAAAACCACTTGATGAATGACCGTAATAACAAATCTAATTGctcgcatttttttgtttgcagtttCCTCGGAACATTTTATAAACTGGCGCGCATTGGTGAACGCAAATCTCCTTGGGTTGGCGCCGCCTGCTTAATAATGGCATTTACCGTCTTGTTTCTAAGTTGAACATAATGAATATGGAATTGGAAATTGGGCATCGCATAAAGTAGCATTAAGTTCAGCTAGTTTATTTGgaaataaacatttcttcttttttgtttactaatGTATTGAATGCCTGTCGTGTCCTCTTTTACAATTTGCagctttagtattttgtagtgtGAACTTCCGTGACTggtaaaataccaaattacaATTTGCCGGCTTTCGTGAATTGGAGCCTATTTACATGaaagaaattatgaaattaaatttaagtgaaatgtatagcttttggtaaacacatttttttgtgcGAATTATTTGCTTAACTTATTTACGCAAATTAAACTGtttcttttagtattttattttgagcCGGCTGGTATAGATTAGCACTCAAGTTGCGGTCACACTGGTTCGCCCaactaattgttgttgttctccaaTTGAAATGTCTGCTGAGCAGGACGCACTGCGTCTGTTCATCATCCAAAGCAAAGAGcacttgcagcagctgctcaatCGCCTACAATGGACAGAAGAAGGCGTACTAAAGGTAACTGGCATATCTAAATTGACGTAACATATTAAGCCACAGCTACATTTCTAAATGTAGCAGCATCGAGTGCCAGCCAAATCCAAGGAAACTAGCGAGCAGAAGCTACCGCCCAGTTGCATGACAACACCACAGCGGAGCGTGCAACTGAGTGAAGGCCAACTGCAGCAATTGCTAGGCAAGCAACACATAGAGACGACTATAAAAAGCGTTGATGATTTGCAATTCAGTTATAGCGCAGAAGAAAAGCTACTGCTCTACGAGCATGTGTTGGAGCGAACGCCACGACAACGTGAGAGCTTCGAGGAGAATACCAACTTTGCGCAGCTAGTCGCGGAGACGAAAAGAGCGCATCAAAAGCAGCGGCGTCATCGAAAGACGAAACCAACGCTGCACGAGCAGCTTCATCAGCTGGTCGAGTTGCAGATGCAGGCAATGATcaagcagcaacggcaactgctAGACAAAGAGCATCAGAGGCAACTACACGCAACTTATAACAGTCGCAGACAACGCTCGAGATCCCGATCCCGTGATCGTTCCCGTTTTCGTGAGCATCACAAGCCACAACAGCGTAGGCAAcgcagtcgcagccgcagtcgAAAGCGGCACAAGCATCAGAAACACCGCAGGAAACGTTCCCGttcttcctctccctctcactcacGAGCTCGTTCTCGCTCCCGATCTCGTTCTCACCGCCGTCATCACAGATCACATCACAATTGACTTTCCCCTTTTTGGGGAGAGTGGCTTTAATAGTtagcgacaaaaaaaaaagatatagcattaaagtattttataacGTGTAATTGTTTTTGCTACTCCATCGCATCAATATCCAAAATTTTACTTGGTGGAGACGCGAGTGCGTTTGTTCCAGGCAAAGTTGACGCCATAGTTCTTAACGCGTTCCTTCTTCTGCTTCACCTCGCCGTCGATATAATAACGCCAGCCATTGCGTTCGCAATATGTGATGGCCTCCTCCTTGGAGCCAAATTGCACATTCATGTTGGACAATGGATCACCGCTGTATAAAGAAAACGATGTATCCTACGATTAATATCACATTTTGAATGTCGTCAAAACGATGTTGTACTCACGTGGATGCCCAACCCATGAGGGGATTCTCCCAGCGCTCACGGTTATCGAAATCGATTTGCCATGTGTTGATGTTATCGGTGCCGCTTTGCATCGCATTCTTTGGaggaatgtgaatgcgaacgCGACGCTCCTTCACATGCTCGTCGGGCACTCCCGAAATTGGGACTGAGATTGACGGCCACGGGCACGGTAATCTTGCCGCTCAACTTGTTGCGTTGCTCCACATCCTCGGGACGGGCTAGCGCCTTATCCAGATCAATGGGTGCGATGTCCTGCGAAGACGCCCAGCGTGCAGTGCTgcatagcaaaaaaaaaatacgaattgGAATTTCGAATTTTCGCAATTGGGTGGCAATTTGCAATTACACTTACAACTGCATGGTGGGTGTAGCGCGGCATAGCACTTGACGTATTAGCGACATTGTTTTTTGCTATTTACCTGTGCGCTGcgtagaataataataaattattataatcaaaATTACGTAAAATTTCGGAAGAGAGCAGCGTACGCAAAAGTTGTTGTGTTGACAGCTGTTCAATCTGGTTGACAATAAGCTAACTGCTGCGAAAAAcagctgtgctgctgctgctgttttttggtttttagtatttttctacAAATTACAATATACGCGGAATGTTGCAGCCACGCTGCGCAATGAAGTGAATTTTTGGGCAAATCAAAATTCCGGTCACACTGCTCATTTTGTACTgcatacaaaaacaacaagtccAAATTTTTCTGTTCGCAAACAAAAGAGAGGCGAACAAGTTGGGTTTCGTTGCTTGTTGCGAAATATACGTGGCAAGGACACGCGcaaaagagcagcagcagtttacAAGGAAAACAGCGATAtttgctcatcatcatcatgggTGTTCCAAAGTTTTTTCGTTATATTAGCGAACGCTATCCGTGTCTCAGTGAATTGGCGCGTGAGCATAGTGTAAGTGTGAAGCGAGAGATTGGCAAAAAAGCAAGCTGCACTCGGCAGGCAACTGTGCATTGCAGTATTCTCATTGACCGCTGGATGGCGCTGTGTGCACGCAA
This region includes:
- the LOC133847369 gene encoding protein kish — translated: MSALFNFQSLLSVILLMICTCAYLRSLFPSIIDRNKKGFLGTFYKLARIGERKSPWVGAACLIMAFTVLFLS
- the LOC133847362 gene encoding arginine/serine-rich coiled-coil protein 2 isoform X2, whose translation is MSAEQDALRLFIIQSKEHLQQLLNRLQWTEEGVLKHRVPAKSKETSEQKLPPSCMTTPQRSVQLSEGQLQQLLGKQHIETTIKSVDDLQFSYSAEEKLLLYEHVLERTPRQRESFEENTNFAQLVAETKRAHQKQRRHRKTKPTLHEQLHQLVELQMQAMIKQQRQLLDKEHQRQLHATYNSRRQRSRSRSRDRSRFREHHKPQQRRQRSRSRSRKRHKHQKHRRKRSRSSSPSHSRARSRSRSRSHRRHHRSHHN
- the LOC133847362 gene encoding arginine/serine-rich coiled-coil protein 2 isoform X1 translates to MSAEQDALRLFIIQSKEHLQQLLNRLQWTEEGVLKQHRVPAKSKETSEQKLPPSCMTTPQRSVQLSEGQLQQLLGKQHIETTIKSVDDLQFSYSAEEKLLLYEHVLERTPRQRESFEENTNFAQLVAETKRAHQKQRRHRKTKPTLHEQLHQLVELQMQAMIKQQRQLLDKEHQRQLHATYNSRRQRSRSRSRDRSRFREHHKPQQRRQRSRSRSRKRHKHQKHRRKRSRSSSPSHSRARSRSRSRSHRRHHRSHHN
- the LOC133847363 gene encoding LOW QUALITY PROTEIN: NADH dehydrogenase [ubiquinone] iron-sulfur protein 4, mitochondrial (The sequence of the model RefSeq protein was modified relative to this genomic sequence to represent the inferred CDS: deleted 1 base in 1 codon; substituted 2 bases at 2 genomic stop codons); amino-acid sequence: MSLIRQVLCRATPTMQLXVXLQIATQLRKFEIPIRIFFLLCSTARWASSQDIAPIDLDKALARPEDVEQRNKLSGKITVPVAVNLSPISGVPDEHVKERRVRIHIPPKNAMQSGTDNINTWQIDFDNRERWENPLMGWASTGDPLSNMNVQFGSKEEAITYCERNGWRYYIDGEVKQKKERVKNYGVNFAWNKRTRVSTK